A genomic segment from Cyprinus carpio isolate SPL01 chromosome A4, ASM1834038v1, whole genome shotgun sequence encodes:
- the fbxl14b gene encoding F-box/LRR-repeat protein 14b: METHISCLFPEILAMIFSYLDVRDKGRVAQVCTAWRDASYHKSVWRGVEAKLHLRRANPSLFPSLQARGIRRVQILSLRRSLSYVIQGMPNIESLNLSGCYNLTDNGLGHAFVQEIPSLRVLNLSLCKQITDSSLGRIAQYLKNLEVLELGGCSNITNTGLLLIAWGLHRLKSLNLRSCRHVSDVGIGHLAGMTRSAAEGCLSLEYLTLQDCQKLTDLSLKHISKGLTKLKVLNLSFCGGISDAGMIHLSHMTSLWSLNLRSCDNISDTGIMHLAMGTLRLSGLDVSFCDKIGDQSLAYIAQGLYQLKSLSLCSCHISDDGINRMVRQMHELRTLNIGQCVRITDKGLELIADHLTQLTGIDLYGCTKITKRGLERITQLPCLKVLNLGLWQMTESEKVR; the protein is encoded by the coding sequence ATGGAGACGCACATCTCGTGCCTCTTCCCGGAGATTTTAGCCATGATTTTCAGCTACTTGGACGTGAGGGACAAAGGCAGAGTGGCCCAAGTGTGCACGGCGTGGAGGGACGCGTCCTACCACAAGTCCGTGTGGAGGGGGGTGGAAGCCAAGCTGCATCTGAGGCGGGCGAACCCGTCCCTGTTCCCAAGCCTCCAGGCGAGAGGCATCAGGCGCGTACAGATCCTCAGCCTGCGGCGCAGCCTCAGCTACGTGATCCAGGGGATGCCCAACATCGAGAGCTTGAATCTGAGCGGCTGCTATAACTTAACGGATAACGGCCTGGGGCACGCGTTCGTGCAGGAGATCCCTTCCCTGAGGGTGCTCAATCTGAGCCTTTGCAAGCAGATCACGGATTCCAGTTTGGGCAGAATAGCGCAGTATCTGAAAAACTTGGAGGTGCTGGAACTGGGCGGCTGCAGTAATATCACGAACACGGGCTTGTTGCTCATCGCGTGGGGTTTGCACAGACTCAAAAGTCTTAATCTGAGGAGTTGCCGGCATGTTTCGGATGTGGGCATAGGGCACTTAGCCGGCATGACCCGGAGCGCGGCGGAGGGCTGCCTCAGTCTGGAATACCTGACCTTGCAGGACTGCCAGAAGTTGACGGACTTGTCCCTCAAGCACATTTCGAAAGGCCTGACCAAGCTCAAAGTGCTCAATCTGAGTTTCTGCGGGGGCATCTCGGACGCTGGCATGATCCACCTCTCTCACATGACGAGCCTGTGGAGCCTTAATCTGCGCTCGTGCGACAACATCAGCGACACGGGCATCATGCACCTCGCAATGGGCACGTTGAGACTCTCTGGACTCGACGTGTCGTTTTGCGACAAGATAGGCGATCAGAGCCTGGCTTATATCGCGCAGGGCCTGTACCAGCTCAAGTCGCTGTCGCTGTGCTCGTGCCACATCAGTGACGATGGCATCAACAGGATGGTGCGCCAGATGCACGAGCTGAGGACGCTGAACATCGGCCAGTGCGTGCGGATTACAGACAAAGGACTGGAGCTGATCGCAGACCACTTGACGCAACTGACCGGCATCGATCTGTATGGATGTACGAAAATCACTAAGAGGGGACTGGAGAGGATCACGCAGCTCCCCTGCCTTAAAGTTTTGAACCTGGGCCTTTGGCAGATGACTGAAAGTGAGAAAGTGAGGTGA